GCGGCTCCGGCGGGATATACAGCGCCTCCGGTGGCTTCCCGCGGGTCCAGGTGGACTACACCGCCAGCCCGGGTGCCGACGCCCGCGCCGCGTGGACCGCCGCCATGGGCGCCGTCGCCGCGAGCAGCAACGGCTACGCGCACCACGGCATCAAGAAGGTCTCCTACAACGGCTACCCGACCGTCGCCGACTGGCAGTTCGAGCGCAATCAGGGCGGCGAGCGGGTATGGGTGCTGAACAGGGGCTTCAAGGTCGACGCCACGCACGGCTACGCGATCATGATCTCCTGCAAGTCCGCCGAGTGGAACGAGCCGGCGTGCACCACGCTGCGGAACACGGCGTTCGCGACGTTCCGGCCCACGGACTGACCGCGGGCACGTATCGTGAGAGCGCCCGGACCGTACAAGGCTGAATCAAACGGGTAACCGCACAGGAACCGATCAGGAATTGACGGCTTCGGACGGTCGGTGCGATCGGGGGAGCCGGCGGGACAGCGTGCTGCTGGGAGGCGTCGTGGACGACTACGCGGGAAGGGTGCTCGCCGACCGCTATCGCCTGCCGCTCGCGCCCGCCGACGAGGACGGCGGGAGCGGGGCGTACGGGCCCGTCGAGACGCGCGCCTTCGACACCTACAGCGGCCAGGAGGTCCTGGTCCGGCAGCTGCCCCTGCCGGAGACCGTCGACGCCGAGGTGGTCGACGCCGACGACCCGTACCGCCGCCCCCCGGGGCGGGCCGCGCAGCGCACGGCCGTCCGGGCGACCGTCGACCCCGCCGTCCGGCGGGCCGTCGAGGCCGTGCAGGCCGTCGCCCGGATCCCCGACCACCCGCGCCTCGACCAGGTCTTCGACGTCTTCACCGAGGGCGGCTCGCTGTGGATCGTCAGTGAGCTGATCGACGCCCGGCCGCTCGCCGCGCTGGTCCGCGACGAGCCGCTGACCGCCTACCGCGCCGCCGAGATCGCCTCCGACGTGCTGACCGCGCTGCGCGCCCTGCACGTCCACGGCTGGACCCACCGCAACGTCACCGCCCGCACCGTCCTCGTCTGCGACGACGGCCGCGTCGTCCTCAGCGGCCTCGCCGCGGGCGCCGCCGAGGAGGCCCTCTGTGGCTACGCCCCGGTGCCGCTCACCGAGGACGCGGAAGTCCACCCGTACGAGGAGGACGACGCCGCCGGGGACGAGGGGACGTACGAGGACGAAGGGGCGTACGGGTTCGACGGGGCGTACGTCGACGAGGACGTCGACGAGGAGGGCGAGGCCGTCGGCGCGTTCGAGGGCGAGGCGGGTCGGGACCGGTACGGGGACGCGTACGACGACGGCTCCGGCGTGTACGACGACGGGGACGCGTACGCCGACCGCCCGTACGACCGGCCCGCGCACGGCTCCTCCCGGGACGGCTCCCACGGTGACGACCACGACGACGGCCACGCCGGGGGCGCCTACGGTGGCGCCGGGCGCGGCGGCCGGTACGTGCCCGCCCACGGGACGGCCCCGGCGCCGCTCCCGCCCGGCCCGCCGGCCCTGCCGAGCGGTTACGAGCCGCAGTACGTCGCCCAGGCCGCCGACCGCATCGCCGACGACGGTGACGACGCCCACTACACCGACGACGGCGACTACACCGACGACGACACCCACCACACCGCGCACCACACCGCGCACCACGCCGACCACGACACCCACGCCGCCGACGACGACGAGCACGGCGCGCCCCACGGCCGGACCGGGCACGGTCCCGCCCGCCACGGCCACGGTCACGTCCCCGGCCCCCACGCCCCCCGGGACCACCGCCCCGGCGGTGGTCCCCCGCGTGCGCTGCTCGCCGGCACCTGGCGTGACGGGCCGGTCTCCGCGGGCGGCGGCAGGTCCCCGTACGGCGACGTCGCCCCGTACGGCGGCGCCCGTGCCGCCCTGAGCGCCGACGCCCAGCGCCGCGGCACGCAGCCCCCGCCGCCCCGCCGCGAGGCCCCCGCCCCCGTACCGGTCGCGGCCGGGGCGGGGAGCGCCGACGGCGGCGCGTACCGCGGCCCCGGCACGCCGCTGGAGGCCGAGCGGGCCCGCCAGGCCAGGATCACCCTCGTCGGCGCCGTCACCGAGCGCTGGGCGCCCGAGCAGGCCGGCCCCGTGCACGGCACCTGGCAGCTCGCCCCGCCCATCGGCCCGGCCACCGACCTGTGGGCGCTCGGCGCGCTGCTGTTCCGCGTCCTGCAGGGCCACGCGCCCTACCCCGAGGACAGCGCCGCCGAGCTGGTGCAGATGGTGTGCTCCGAGCCGCCCGCGTACGCCGAGGACTGCGGCGCGCTGCGGCCGGTCGTCGAGTCGCTGCTGCGTCAGGACCCCACGGAGCGCCCGGACGTGGAGGAGCTGCGCGGCTGGCTGCGCTCGCTCGTCCGCTCGGCACCGGAGCCCGACGCGGGCTCGTCCGTGGTG
This portion of the Streptomyces changanensis genome encodes:
- a CDS encoding protein kinase, whose protein sequence is MDDYAGRVLADRYRLPLAPADEDGGSGAYGPVETRAFDTYSGQEVLVRQLPLPETVDAEVVDADDPYRRPPGRAAQRTAVRATVDPAVRRAVEAVQAVARIPDHPRLDQVFDVFTEGGSLWIVSELIDARPLAALVRDEPLTAYRAAEIASDVLTALRALHVHGWTHRNVTARTVLVCDDGRVVLSGLAAGAAEEALCGYAPVPLTEDAEVHPYEEDDAAGDEGTYEDEGAYGFDGAYVDEDVDEEGEAVGAFEGEAGRDRYGDAYDDGSGVYDDGDAYADRPYDRPAHGSSRDGSHGDDHDDGHAGGAYGGAGRGGRYVPAHGTAPAPLPPGPPALPSGYEPQYVAQAADRIADDGDDAHYTDDGDYTDDDTHHTAHHTAHHADHDTHAADDDEHGAPHGRTGHGPARHGHGHVPGPHAPRDHRPGGGPPRALLAGTWRDGPVSAGGGRSPYGDVAPYGGARAALSADAQRRGTQPPPPRREAPAPVPVAAGAGSADGGAYRGPGTPLEAERARQARITLVGAVTERWAPEQAGPVHGTWQLAPPIGPATDLWALGALLFRVLQGHAPYPEDSAAELVQMVCSEPPAYAEDCGALRPVVESLLRQDPTERPDVEELRGWLRSLVRSAPEPDAGSSVVPMPSVDAARLPIVRRRGDLVRRRRTAAPAPARHRHKKARDRRQSGGSPRALGRTLLLLILLALGAALAYAAVFMPKAGTRDESREPTGTAVPTATTPHGQVPAPAPEPSLSPSPGGQAPSTNAVTPTAPALPEGYVVRDDPEGFRIGVDRTWRRSPINDIGQVRYSDGDFTLIVVPGRDTVRTAGADPLEYQRARERELQPWRDSSWATASGLRRVDVGRQAMAEGQFTWQDANGRQVYVRNLALLVGDRYHVVQAIGPEVERDRVSEVYEQATRVYRALR